From the genome of Candidatus Thermoplasmatota archaeon, one region includes:
- a CDS encoding 4Fe-4S binding protein codes for MLDRACEDKDWTRTEINDVLAEYKPMTVPVSISVEGKQKVLGFHELEKILKKAKLISLEPCWCRLKIKGCKGPIDVCVCVDKEAELAITKREGWKATFEEAMDALRKTHKAGFVHLAYDTPGHEMRSICSCCACCCHTMAAITRFGYDPAIIGHADVIAVYSSKECNQCGLCVKRCHFKAWTIDGDKVRHNPVKCAGCGVCVSFCPTGSIRLNKRSRGKSLSSSGSHVRLRSTSRSRR; via the coding sequence ATGTTAGATAGAGCATGCGAAGACAAGGACTGGACCCGCACGGAGATCAACGATGTTCTCGCAGAGTACAAGCCGATGACTGTACCTGTTTCCATCTCCGTCGAGGGGAAGCAGAAGGTCCTAGGATTCCATGAGCTGGAGAAGATACTCAAGAAGGCAAAGCTCATATCGCTTGAGCCATGCTGGTGCAGGCTCAAGATAAAAGGATGCAAAGGTCCCATCGATGTCTGCGTGTGCGTAGACAAGGAGGCGGAGCTGGCCATCACCAAGAGGGAAGGATGGAAGGCTACTTTCGAGGAAGCCATGGATGCCCTGAGGAAGACGCATAAGGCAGGTTTCGTCCATCTGGCTTATGATACCCCCGGACATGAGATGCGTTCGATATGCAGCTGCTGCGCATGCTGCTGTCACACTATGGCGGCCATCACCAGGTTCGGTTATGATCCTGCCATAATCGGACATGCTGATGTCATAGCTGTGTATTCTTCGAAGGAATGCAACCAATGCGGTCTCTGCGTGAAGAGATGTCATTTCAAGGCGTGGACCATCGATGGGGATAAGGTCCGGCATAACCCGGTCAAGTGCGCAGGATGCGGCGTCTGCGTTTCGTTTTGTCCGACCGGCTCAATCAGGCTGAACAAGAGATCGCGCGGGAAGAGTCTCAGTAGCTCGGGTAGCCATGTCCGTCTTCGAAGCACCTCTCGATCCCGTCGATGA